In a genomic window of Helianthus annuus cultivar XRQ/B chromosome 10, HanXRQr2.0-SUNRISE, whole genome shotgun sequence:
- the LOC110881614 gene encoding uncharacterized mitochondrial protein AtMg00810-like, translating into MYLLVYVDDLILTGNQSTLLTSLIQRLNSEFGIKDLGNLTYFLGLEVTHMDSGIVINQSKYAIDILTRAKMLDAKPTPTPLSTNVSFVSAGTPFSNPTHYRSIVGALQYLTITRPDLSYAVNQVSQFLQAPTIDHFQEVKRILRYLKGTVSYGLHYNQVQSPSIIGYSDADRARCLETRRSTFGYSVEISSLGVLRNKQKLLVQAASRSTGLWLMWQQKLFGLLIYYKNFGHYHLQDLPCYVTTKVPCS; encoded by the coding sequence ATGTACTTACTCGTCTATGTTGATGATCTTATTCTCACCGGAAATCAATCTACCTTACTTACCTCTTTAATTCAAAGACTTAACTCTGAATTTGGGATTAAGGACTTGGGGAATCTCACATACTTTCTAGGTTTAGAAGTAACTCATATGGATTCTGGGATTGTTATAAATCAGTCTAAGTATGCTATTGATATTTTAACTCGTGCAAAGATGTTGGATGCCAAACCGACTCCAACACCTTTAAGCACAAATGTTTCTTTTGTCTCTGCAGGTACACCTTTTTCAAATCCAACTCACTATCGTTCTATTGTTGGTGCTCTTCAATATTTGACCATTACAAGACCAGATCTTTCCTATGCGGTGAATCAAGTCAGTCAGTTCTTGCAAGCACCTACCATTGACCACTTTCAGGAAGTCAAGCGTATTCTACGCTATCTTAAAGGAACGGTTTCTTATGGTCTTCATTATAATCAGGTTCAGTCTCCATCGATCATTGGATACTCTGACGCTGACCGAGCGCGGTGCCTTGAAACAAGACGATCCACCTTTGGCTACTCTGTGGAAATCTCATCTCTTGGTGTGCTAAGAAACAAGCAAAAGTTGCTCGTTCAAGCTGCGAGTCGGAGTACCGGGCTATGGCTCATGTGGCAGCAGAAATTATTTGGCTTACTCATCTATTACAAGAACTTCGGGCATTACCACCTTCAAGACCTACCTTGTTATGTGACAACCAAAGTGCCCTGTTCATGA